One window of the Primulina eburnea isolate SZY01 chromosome 18, ASM2296580v1, whole genome shotgun sequence genome contains the following:
- the LOC140820036 gene encoding F-box/kelch-repeat protein At1g23390: protein MADEEEDKQAGEVGICSDVLETILSHVPLVYLVSAVDVSRSWGSAVDSSLRHHNKPKPWLILHTQGTRHPHATTTQAYDPCSKLWIRIRKPSIKHVAALRSSHSSLLYMLSPSRFSFSSDPFNFTWCHVDPPLVWRTDPIVARVGEFVVVAGGACDFEDDPLAVEIYSLRTQSWYACESMPGIFKDSAASQWQSVAATAEKLLITDNKSGLTHWFDPETKSWSEPVVLNPGQPVFHFNIGYAMEKLILVGLRRIEDVELVQIWSFDPEDLSEYEEIGVMPPEFVHKLRSESFGLSSLKICASVDIVYMYNPSEVSELVACEIIHGGGCRWWSLPNLVGREEMMMNQLVFLCSKVGIDELRRVMKRERKEHDSAASLRPVEGERDFVLSL from the coding sequence ATGGCGGACGAAGAAGAAGACAAACAAGCTGGAGAAGTCGGAATCTGTAGCGATGTACTAGAAACCATACTATCCCATGTACCTCTGGTGTATTTGGTATCCGCCGTCGATGTCTCACGATCGTGGGGCAGCGCCGTGGACTCCTCCCTCCGCCACCACAACAAACCCAAGCCATGGCTCATCCTCCACACACAGGGCACGCGCCACCCACACGCCACCACTACGCAGGCGTACGACCCATGCTCGAAGCTCTGGATCAGAATCCGTAAGCCATCCATCAAGCACGTCGCGGCGCTCAGGTCGTCGCATTCGAGCTTACTATACATGCTCTCTCCATCAAGATTCTCCTTCTCTTCCGACCCTTTCAACTTCACCTGGTGTCACGTGGACCCACCGCTGGTGTGGCGGACGGATCCAATCGTTGCGCGGGTGGGGGAGTTTGTCGTTGTCGCCGGAGGcgcctgcgatttcgaggacgaccCGCTGGCGGTCGAGATCTATAGCCTGAGGACACAGTCGTGGTACGCGTGCGAGTCGATGCCAGGGATATTCAAAGACTCGGCGGCTTCGCAGTGGCAGTCCGTCGCTGCGACTGCGGAGAAGCTCCTCATAACGGATAACAAGTCCGGGCTTACGCACTGGTTCGACCCGGAGACCAAGTCCTGGTCCGAACCCGTTGTGCTGAATCCAGGCCAACCCGTTTTCCATTTCAACATCGGATACGCCATGGAGAAATTGATCTTGGTCGGATTACGCAGAATCGAAGATGTCGAACTGGTGCAGATCTGGAGCTTCGATCCAGAGGATCTCTCGGAGTACGAAGAGATCGGAGTTATGCCTCCGGAGTTCGTACACAAGCTGAGGAGCGAGAGTTTTGGACTTTCTTCGCTGAAAATCTGTGCGTCGGTGGATATCGTTTACATGTACAATCCGTCGGAGGTAAGTGAGCTTGTGGCTTGCGAGATTATCCACGGCGGCGGGTGTCGGTGGTGGAGCTTGCCGAATTTGGTGGGGCGTGAGGAGATGATGATGAATCAGCTGGTGTTTCTGTGTTCCAAAGTTGGGATCGACGAGCTGCGGCGAGTGATGAAACGTGAGCGCAAGGAACACGACTCCGCGGCGAGTCTTCGGCCAGTCGAGGGCGAACGTGATTTTGTCTTGAGCTTGTGA